One part of the Tenacibaculum sp. 190130A14a genome encodes these proteins:
- a CDS encoding ATP-grasp fold amidoligase family protein, with amino-acid sequence MNRTVLRFLKKMTFLPEKVFLPYLYEYFTGKKLDLKNPVEFNEKIQWYKLYYRPKILNQLVDKYAVRTYVSEKIGGEYLNDLYGVYDSFEDINFDELPNEFVLKAVHASSYNIICKDKSKLDLKKVKRTIKKWQSTNQYYRAGQEWAYKDVAPRLIAEKFIEDEERGSLTDYKFYCFDGKVKFMEVHFDRAELLKIANFDRDFNFLPFNKMPEINRITEEVKKPPTFEKMIELSEKLADKFPFVRVDFYSIRDKIVFGEMTFYPSDGRKEYVPDEYNKIIGDMFVLPPHNGKDIITEV; translated from the coding sequence ATGAATAGAACAGTTTTACGCTTTCTTAAAAAAATGACCTTTTTACCAGAAAAGGTCTTTTTGCCTTATTTATATGAATATTTTACAGGTAAAAAATTAGATTTAAAAAATCCAGTTGAGTTTAATGAAAAAATTCAGTGGTACAAATTGTATTATCGTCCGAAGATATTAAATCAGTTAGTTGATAAGTATGCGGTAAGAACGTATGTATCTGAAAAAATAGGAGGGGAGTATTTAAATGACTTGTATGGGGTTTATGATTCTTTTGAAGATATCAATTTTGATGAATTACCTAATGAGTTTGTGTTAAAAGCTGTTCATGCAAGTAGTTATAATATTATTTGTAAAGACAAATCTAAATTAGATTTAAAAAAGGTTAAGAGAACTATAAAGAAATGGCAATCTACTAACCAGTATTATAGAGCTGGGCAAGAATGGGCATACAAAGATGTAGCTCCTAGATTGATTGCTGAGAAGTTTATAGAAGATGAAGAGAGAGGATCGCTAACCGATTATAAATTCTATTGTTTTGATGGTAAGGTGAAATTTATGGAGGTTCATTTTGATAGAGCAGAGCTTTTAAAAATAGCCAATTTTGATAGAGATTTCAATTTTTTACCTTTTAATAAAATGCCAGAAATCAATAGAATAACGGAGGAAGTAAAGAAACCACCAACTTTTGAAAAAATGATTGAGTTATCAGAAAAGTTAGCCGATAAATTTCCTTTTGTTAGAGTTGATTTTTATTCAATTAGGGATAAAATTGTTTTTGGAGAAATGACATTTTACCCTTCAGATGGTAGAAAAGAATACGTGCCAGATGAATACAACAAGATTATTGGAGACATGTTTGTACTACCTCCACATAATGGTAAAGATATAATTACAGAAGTATAA
- a CDS encoding 2,3,4,5-tetrahydropyridine-2,6-dicarboxylate N-succinyltransferase yields the protein MTELQSIIEKAWDNRELLKEETTINAIRKVVDLLDSGELRVAEPVSDGWQVNEWVKKAVVLYFPIQKMETLEAGIFEYHDKIPLKRGYEAKGIRVVPNAVARHGAYISEGTILMPSYVNIGAYVDEGTMVDTWATVGSCAQIGKNVHLSGGVGIGGVLEPLQAAPVIIEDGAFIGSRCIVVEGVRVEKEAVLGANVVLTMSTKIIDVTGDEPVEMKGVVPARSVVIPGSYTKKFAAGEYQVPCALIIGKRKESTNKKTSLNDALREYDVAV from the coding sequence ATGACAGAATTACAATCAATTATAGAAAAAGCTTGGGATAACAGAGAGCTACTTAAAGAGGAAACTACAATCAATGCTATTAGAAAAGTAGTAGATTTATTAGATTCGGGAGAATTACGTGTTGCAGAACCAGTAAGTGATGGGTGGCAGGTTAATGAATGGGTTAAAAAGGCAGTAGTACTATATTTTCCAATCCAAAAAATGGAAACTCTAGAAGCTGGTATTTTTGAATACCATGATAAAATTCCTTTAAAACGTGGATACGAGGCAAAAGGAATTAGAGTGGTCCCTAATGCCGTAGCACGACATGGTGCATATATATCAGAAGGTACTATTTTAATGCCAAGTTATGTAAACATTGGGGCCTATGTAGATGAGGGAACTATGGTTGATACTTGGGCTACCGTAGGGTCTTGTGCTCAAATTGGTAAAAATGTACATTTATCTGGAGGAGTAGGTATTGGTGGTGTATTAGAACCATTGCAAGCTGCACCTGTTATTATTGAAGATGGTGCATTTATTGGATCGCGCTGTATCGTAGTAGAAGGAGTGAGAGTAGAAAAAGAAGCAGTATTGGGAGCCAATGTAGTGTTAACAATGAGTACAAAAATTATTGATGTTACTGGAGATGAGCCTGTTGAAATGAAAGGAGTTGTACCAGCGCGTTCGGTAGTTATTCCAGGAAGTTATACAAAGAAATTTGCTGCAGGTGAATATCAAGTACCATGTGCGTTAATTATTGGTAAAAGAAAAGAAAGTACCAATAAGAAAACTTCTTTAAACGATGCTCTTAGAGAGTATGATGTAGCAGTTTAA
- the ruvX gene encoding Holliday junction resolvase RuvX, giving the protein MGRILAIDFGKKRTGIAVTDELKIIASGLTTVDTNDLISFLKDYIAKEKVELFVIGKPKQMDNSDSESEQLIMPFINKLVKEIPQIPYKRVDERFTSKMAFQTMIDSGLKKKQRQNKALVDEISATIILQSYLYNQ; this is encoded by the coding sequence ATGGGTAGAATTTTAGCTATTGATTTTGGTAAGAAAAGAACTGGAATTGCAGTAACCGATGAATTAAAAATTATTGCTTCTGGACTTACTACTGTTGATACCAATGATTTGATTTCTTTTTTAAAAGACTATATAGCCAAAGAGAAGGTTGAACTTTTTGTTATTGGAAAACCCAAACAAATGGATAATTCAGATAGCGAAAGCGAGCAACTAATTATGCCTTTTATTAATAAATTAGTAAAAGAAATTCCACAAATACCGTATAAACGAGTTGACGAACGTTTTACCTCTAAAATGGCTTTCCAAACAATGATAGACAGTGGACTTAAAAAGAAACAACGTCAAAATAAAGCTTTGGTAGATGAAATTAGCGCTACAATTATCTTACAAAGCTATTTATATAACCAGTAA
- the def gene encoding peptide deformylase, with translation MILPIVAYGDPVLRKVGKEIDADYPELSKLIANMKETMYNANGVGLAAPQIGRAIRLFLVDATPFADDEDLDENERKALENFNRVFINPKILKEEGDEWAFNEGCLSIPNINEDVFRQETITIEYQDENFEKHTEVLSGMAARVFQHEYDHIEGVLFTDKLSSLKKRLIKKKLENISKGKITPLYRMRFPNAKKR, from the coding sequence ATGATTTTACCTATTGTTGCTTACGGAGACCCTGTTTTACGTAAAGTAGGAAAAGAAATTGACGCTGATTACCCAGAATTAAGCAAGTTAATTGCTAATATGAAGGAAACTATGTACAATGCTAATGGTGTTGGTTTAGCCGCTCCTCAAATTGGAAGAGCTATCCGTCTGTTTTTAGTGGATGCGACTCCTTTTGCTGATGATGAAGATTTAGATGAAAATGAACGTAAAGCATTGGAAAACTTTAACAGAGTATTTATCAACCCAAAAATTTTAAAAGAAGAAGGTGACGAATGGGCTTTCAATGAAGGTTGTTTAAGTATTCCTAATATTAATGAAGATGTTTTTCGTCAAGAAACGATTACAATAGAATATCAAGACGAAAATTTTGAAAAGCATACAGAAGTATTAAGTGGAATGGCTGCTCGTGTTTTTCAGCATGAATATGATCATATTGAAGGCGTTTTGTTTACAGATAAATTGTCTTCTTTGAAAAAGAGATTGATTAAAAAGAAGTTAGAGAACATTTCAAAAGGAAAAATAACGCCTCTATACAGAATGCGTTTTCCGAATGCAAAAAAGAGATAA
- a CDS encoding DUF5606 domain-containing protein — translation MEFSKIIAVTGKPGLYEILSQTKTGVIVKSIVDGKRFPITATHNVSLLDNIAIYTYEEEVPLGQVFKNIAAKEDGKEAISHKESGNKLQAYFGEVLPNYDDERVYTSNIKKVVQWYNILVNAGFDFSTIEIATEAETEE, via the coding sequence ATGGAATTTAGTAAGATTATTGCCGTTACAGGTAAACCAGGTTTATACGAGATTTTATCACAAACTAAAACAGGAGTAATTGTAAAGTCAATTGTTGACGGAAAACGTTTTCCTATTACAGCAACTCATAACGTTAGCTTATTAGACAACATTGCTATTTATACTTACGAAGAGGAAGTACCATTAGGTCAGGTATTTAAAAATATTGCTGCTAAAGAAGATGGTAAAGAAGCTATTTCTCATAAAGAAAGTGGTAATAAGTTACAGGCTTATTTTGGAGAAGTTTTACCTAACTACGATGACGAAAGAGTATATACTTCAAACATTAAAAAAGTAGTTCAGTGGTATAACATTTTAGTAAATGCTGGTTTCGACTTTTCTACAATTGAAATAGCTACTGAAGCTGAAACTGAAGAATAA
- the mazG gene encoding nucleoside triphosphate pyrophosphohydrolase: protein MNTRKQQLEAFNRLLDIMDELREKCPWDKKQTLQSLRHLTIEETYELADAILEDDLSEIKKELGDVLLHIVFYAKIGSEKKAFDIADVANSISDKLVDRHPHIYGDVEVANEEEVKQNWEKLKLKEGKKSVLEGVPKSLPAMVKANRIQDKVAGVGFDWEEPHQVWEKVQEELEELNSEIKNNDQEKIEKEFGDVLFSMINYARFIGVNPENALEKTNKKFINRFQYLEDAAKKEGKELSEMTLAEMDVHWENSKKFFK, encoded by the coding sequence ATGAATACTCGTAAGCAACAATTAGAAGCTTTCAATCGTTTATTGGATATCATGGATGAGCTTAGAGAAAAGTGTCCATGGGATAAAAAGCAAACTTTACAAAGCTTAAGACACTTAACAATTGAAGAAACTTACGAGTTAGCTGATGCCATCTTAGAAGATGACTTAAGTGAAATAAAAAAAGAACTAGGCGATGTGCTTTTGCACATCGTTTTTTATGCGAAAATTGGAAGCGAGAAAAAGGCTTTCGATATTGCAGATGTAGCCAATAGTATTTCTGATAAATTGGTAGATCGTCATCCTCATATTTATGGTGATGTTGAAGTTGCCAATGAAGAAGAAGTAAAACAAAATTGGGAAAAGCTAAAACTTAAGGAAGGAAAAAAATCAGTTTTAGAAGGAGTTCCAAAAAGTTTACCTGCTATGGTAAAAGCCAATAGAATTCAAGATAAAGTTGCTGGTGTTGGTTTTGATTGGGAAGAACCACACCAAGTATGGGAGAAAGTACAAGAAGAATTGGAAGAACTAAATTCTGAAATTAAAAATAACGATCAAGAAAAGATTGAAAAAGAGTTTGGAGACGTTCTTTTCTCAATGATTAACTACGCTCGATTTATAGGAGTAAATCCAGAAAATGCATTAGAAAAAACGAACAAAAAATTCATCAATCGTTTCCAATATTTAGAAGACGCGGCCAAAAAAGAAGGCAAAGAGCTCTCTGAAATGACCTTAGCTGAAATGGATGTTCATTGGGAAAACTCAAAGAAGTTTTTCAAATAA
- a CDS encoding SDR family NAD(P)-dependent oxidoreductase yields MNIAIITGGSKGIGLGLVKKYISENYKVYSLSRSIVEIEEATQISIDLSDVKASHHAFKMLFDQLKDIDINSITLINNAGRLGTISNLENIDTIDIAKTIQLNTTTPLVLNSLFIQLTQDLTCKKQIINISSGAATKPYEGWSIYCTSKAAIDMMTRAIATEQSELENGVKCISLYPGVVDTNMQTQIRSTDKADFKNLQRFIDLKENNELYTPEYVANTIYTIDTTNYLTSGAIFDIRNYQN; encoded by the coding sequence ATGAATATAGCTATTATTACCGGAGGAAGTAAAGGGATTGGTTTAGGACTTGTAAAAAAATATATATCCGAAAATTATAAGGTTTACTCTTTATCTAGAAGTATTGTAGAAATTGAAGAAGCAACTCAAATTTCTATAGATTTATCAGATGTAAAAGCATCCCACCATGCTTTTAAAATGCTGTTTGACCAATTAAAAGACATTGACATTAATAGCATTACATTAATCAATAATGCAGGTAGATTAGGAACTATATCAAATTTGGAAAATATTGATACAATAGATATTGCAAAAACTATTCAGTTAAACACTACTACTCCACTAGTTTTAAACAGTTTATTTATTCAACTTACACAAGACTTAACTTGTAAAAAACAGATTATCAATATTTCATCTGGGGCTGCTACCAAACCTTATGAAGGTTGGAGTATCTATTGTACATCAAAAGCTGCTATTGATATGATGACTAGGGCTATTGCCACAGAACAAAGCGAATTAGAAAATGGTGTAAAATGTATTTCCTTATACCCTGGAGTAGTTGATACTAATATGCAAACACAAATTCGCAGTACAGATAAGGCAGACTTTAAAAACTTGCAACGTTTTATCGACTTAAAAGAAAACAATGAACTATATACTCCAGAATATGTTGCAAATACTATTTATACAATAGACACTACAAATTATTTAACCTCTGGAGCTATTTTTGATATTAGAAATTACCAAAATTAA
- a CDS encoding MFS transporter: MYKIGDKKLINAWAFYDWANSVYSLVISTAVFPLYYSAVTEGKSVHFLGMEWEHPDSLYSYALSFSFLVVAFISPILSGIADYTGSKKKFLKFFCWLGGLSVMSLYFFDGIDTVWIGIWFTILASIGFWASWVFYNAYLPEIALPEQQDRASAKGFIYGYVGSVILLLINLGMIMFPEALGITKGMASRISFVMVGVWWIGFAQITFRRLPGNIYNKKPEADYIWKGYKELQIVFKEVMNYPTLKRYLLAFFLLSIGVQTIILMAAIFGSSELGLSSTSLIVTILLVQIVAIAGAYIFSRLSDKYGNFTALKITIAIWMLVCFTAFLLDKNQENVATYFYGLGGLLGLVQGAIQSLSRSTYSKLLPETEDHATYFSFYDVTEKIAIVLGTAVYGLLYAITDSMQWSVLCLAVFFLASFIILSTLKKTKHVE, translated from the coding sequence ATGTATAAAATAGGAGATAAAAAGTTAATCAATGCTTGGGCATTTTACGACTGGGCAAATTCAGTATATTCATTAGTAATTAGTACAGCGGTTTTTCCTTTGTATTATAGTGCAGTTACTGAAGGAAAGTCTGTTCATTTTTTAGGAATGGAATGGGAGCATCCTGATAGTTTATATAGTTATGCTTTATCATTTTCATTTTTAGTAGTAGCGTTTATATCACCAATTTTATCAGGTATTGCCGATTATACCGGAAGTAAAAAGAAGTTTTTAAAGTTTTTCTGTTGGTTAGGAGGACTTTCCGTTATGAGTTTGTATTTCTTTGATGGTATTGATACAGTGTGGATAGGAATATGGTTTACCATATTAGCCAGTATTGGTTTTTGGGCTAGTTGGGTATTTTACAATGCCTATTTACCTGAAATAGCTTTACCAGAGCAACAAGATAGAGCTAGTGCTAAAGGGTTTATTTATGGATATGTTGGATCAGTAATATTATTACTAATTAATTTAGGAATGATAATGTTTCCAGAAGCATTGGGAATAACTAAAGGTATGGCATCTCGTATTTCGTTTGTAATGGTAGGAGTTTGGTGGATTGGTTTCGCACAAATTACTTTTAGACGTTTACCAGGAAATATTTATAACAAAAAACCTGAAGCAGATTATATTTGGAAAGGGTATAAAGAGTTACAAATAGTATTTAAAGAAGTGATGAATTATCCTACACTTAAACGTTATTTACTAGCTTTTTTCTTATTGAGTATTGGAGTGCAGACCATTATTTTAATGGCAGCAATATTTGGCTCATCAGAATTAGGGTTGTCTTCAACTAGTTTAATTGTAACCATTTTACTAGTTCAAATTGTAGCCATTGCTGGAGCTTATATATTCTCAAGATTATCTGATAAATATGGTAATTTCACAGCTCTAAAAATTACGATTGCTATATGGATGTTGGTATGTTTTACTGCATTTTTATTAGATAAAAATCAAGAAAATGTAGCTACTTATTTTTATGGTTTAGGAGGACTTCTAGGACTTGTACAAGGTGCTATTCAATCTTTATCAAGATCTACATATTCTAAATTATTACCAGAAACAGAAGATCATGCAACTTATTTTAGTTTCTATGATGTAACTGAGAAAATAGCCATTGTATTAGGAACGGCAGTATACGGTTTATTATATGCTATTACAGACTCAATGCAATGGAGTGTATTGTGTTTGGCAGTATTCTTTTTAGCATCATTTATTATCTTAAGTACCTTAAAGAAAACAAAACACGTAGAATAA
- the bshA gene encoding N-acetyl-alpha-D-glucosaminyl L-malate synthase BshA yields MKIGIVCYPTFGGSGVVATELGMALADKGHEVHFITYNQPVRLDFFSHRLHFHEVVLEEYPLFQYQPYELALSSKMVEVAEKHGLEILHVHYAIPHAYAAYMAKQMLKEKGINIKVITTLHGTDITLVGSHPTYKTAVEFSINNSDEVTTVSNSLKEDTLRLFNIKKDIKVVYNFIDGEKYEKAHQAECKRVGLAEPEERILTHISNFRPVKRTEDVIRIFNTVQKEIPSKLLMVGDGPDRLKTENLVKELGIEDKVLFLGNSTEVAKILCYSDVFLLPSETESFGLAALEAMAASTPVISTNAGGLSEVNVGGKTGYLSAVGNVEEMAQNAIKILKNDEVLEAFKRRAKEHIKLFTLENILPVYEEIYKICSPTY; encoded by the coding sequence ATGAAAATAGGTATTGTATGTTATCCTACTTTTGGAGGTAGTGGAGTAGTAGCTACCGAGTTAGGTATGGCCTTAGCGGATAAAGGGCATGAAGTACATTTTATAACATATAACCAACCTGTTAGATTAGATTTTTTTTCTCACCGATTGCATTTTCATGAAGTAGTTTTGGAAGAGTATCCACTATTTCAGTACCAACCTTATGAATTAGCTTTGTCTAGTAAAATGGTTGAAGTTGCTGAAAAGCATGGACTAGAAATATTACATGTTCATTATGCAATTCCTCATGCCTATGCCGCATACATGGCAAAGCAAATGTTAAAAGAAAAAGGAATTAATATTAAGGTGATTACAACACTACACGGAACCGATATTACATTGGTTGGAAGTCATCCAACCTACAAAACAGCGGTAGAATTCAGCATTAATAATTCAGATGAAGTAACTACAGTCTCTAATAGTTTAAAAGAAGATACGTTACGCCTTTTTAATATTAAAAAAGACATAAAAGTAGTTTACAACTTTATTGATGGCGAAAAATATGAGAAGGCGCATCAGGCAGAATGTAAAAGAGTTGGTTTAGCAGAGCCTGAGGAAAGAATTTTAACTCATATTAGTAACTTCCGTCCAGTTAAAAGAACGGAAGATGTTATAAGGATATTTAATACGGTTCAAAAGGAAATACCTTCTAAACTTTTAATGGTAGGAGATGGACCCGATCGTTTAAAAACAGAAAATTTAGTAAAAGAGTTAGGTATTGAAGATAAAGTGTTGTTTTTAGGAAATAGTACAGAAGTAGCTAAAATCTTATGTTATTCTGATGTTTTCTTATTACCATCTGAAACGGAGAGTTTTGGTTTAGCAGCTTTAGAAGCAATGGCAGCTAGTACCCCTGTTATATCTACAAATGCTGGAGGTTTATCAGAGGTAAATGTTGGAGGGAAAACTGGATATTTGAGCGCTGTTGGAAACGTAGAAGAAATGGCACAAAATGCCATTAAAATATTAAAGAATGATGAAGTTCTTGAAGCTTTTAAGAGAAGGGCAAAAGAACATATAAAATTGTTTACGCTAGAAAACATCTTACCGGTATATGAAGAGATTTATAAAATCTGTTCACCTACTTATTAG
- a CDS encoding transketolase produces the protein MPTTQQLQDFTQQVRRDIVRMVHAVSSGHPGGSLGCAEFLTCLYQDIMSYSTDFDMDATNEDVFFLSNGHISPVFYSVLSRSGYFPVAELATFRKLDSRLQGHPTTHEDLPGVRIASGSLGQGMSVAIGTAEAKKLNGDDKIVYSLHGDGELQEGQIWEAAMYASAKKVDNLIATVDLNEKQIDGTTDEVLAMGSLRAKFEAFGWDVLDIKEGNDIEAILKGMAEAKAKTGKGKPVCVLLHTEMGNGVDFMMHTHAWHGKAPNDEQLENALAQNPETLGDY, from the coding sequence ATGCCAACAACACAACAACTGCAAGATTTTACACAACAGGTTCGTAGAGATATCGTACGTATGGTACATGCCGTTAGTTCTGGGCATCCAGGAGGTTCTTTAGGATGTGCTGAATTTTTAACATGTTTATATCAGGATATCATGAGTTATTCTACTGATTTTGATATGGACGCTACCAATGAAGATGTATTCTTCTTATCAAATGGTCATATTTCACCTGTATTTTACAGTGTTTTATCTCGTAGTGGATATTTTCCAGTAGCAGAATTAGCTACGTTTAGAAAATTAGATTCTCGTTTACAAGGGCATCCAACTACACATGAGGACTTACCAGGAGTAAGAATTGCTTCAGGATCTTTAGGTCAAGGAATGAGTGTAGCTATTGGAACTGCCGAAGCTAAAAAGTTAAATGGAGATGACAAGATAGTATATTCTTTACATGGAGATGGAGAGTTACAAGAAGGTCAAATTTGGGAAGCAGCAATGTATGCTTCAGCAAAAAAAGTAGATAACTTAATAGCTACAGTAGATTTAAACGAAAAGCAGATTGATGGTACTACAGATGAAGTATTAGCAATGGGAAGCTTAAGAGCTAAATTTGAAGCTTTTGGTTGGGATGTGTTAGATATCAAAGAAGGAAATGATATTGAGGCTATTTTAAAGGGAATGGCAGAGGCTAAAGCTAAAACAGGTAAAGGAAAACCTGTGTGTGTACTGTTACATACAGAAATGGGGAATGGAGTTGATTTTATGATGCATACACATGCTTGGCATGGTAAGGCACCAAATGATGAGCAATTAGAAAATGCCTTAGCTCAAAATCCTGAAACATTAGGAGATTACTAA
- a CDS encoding asparagine synthetase B, giving the protein MRKILYTLLFLLCSNTIWASFIYIPMSNDNQKNHLKAYGIVYYALQNGLKAKWLLNYDGGAFLMENNQAIENECKIRGVSYQIISDTKSKLILEEISSPSKNQEAVTLEKAPKIAVYSPKDKMPWDDAVTMVLTYAEIPFDVVYDEEVLNDKLLLYEWLHLHHEDFTGQYGRFYGAFRTAPWYIQQKKDAEALAKKLGYSKVSKAKGDVAKKIRDYVIGGGFMFAMCSATDSFDIALASDGVDICETMFDGDPSEPNYQSKINFNKTLAFKNFELIRNPTTYEFSSIDMTRKRRIKKETDYFSLKEFSAKWDQVPTMLTQNHTLLVKGFMGQTTSFDRNTIKSTIIVLGENKNNGEGRYIHGTKGKGMFTFYGGHDPEDYQHRVGDPKTELDLHPTSPGYRLILNNVLFPAAKKKKQKT; this is encoded by the coding sequence ATGAGAAAAATACTATATACACTATTATTTTTGCTGTGCTCTAATACTATTTGGGCGTCATTTATTTACATACCTATGAGTAATGATAATCAGAAAAATCATTTAAAGGCATATGGTATTGTTTATTATGCTTTACAAAATGGGTTAAAAGCAAAATGGTTATTGAATTATGATGGAGGAGCATTTTTAATGGAGAATAATCAAGCTATTGAGAATGAGTGTAAAATTAGAGGTGTTTCATATCAAATTATCTCCGATACAAAATCCAAATTGATTTTAGAGGAGATTTCTTCGCCTTCTAAAAATCAAGAAGCGGTAACCTTAGAAAAAGCACCCAAAATAGCGGTATATTCTCCTAAAGATAAAATGCCTTGGGATGATGCAGTTACTATGGTATTAACGTATGCAGAAATCCCGTTTGATGTAGTTTACGATGAAGAGGTACTTAATGATAAGTTATTGTTGTATGAATGGTTACACTTGCATCACGAAGATTTTACAGGGCAATATGGGCGTTTTTATGGAGCGTTTAGAACTGCACCTTGGTATATACAACAAAAGAAAGATGCAGAAGCTTTAGCCAAGAAATTAGGATATAGTAAAGTTTCTAAAGCAAAAGGAGATGTAGCAAAAAAAATCAGAGATTATGTAATAGGAGGAGGTTTTATGTTTGCTATGTGTTCTGCAACCGATAGTTTTGATATAGCATTGGCATCTGATGGTGTAGATATTTGTGAAACCATGTTTGATGGAGATCCTTCAGAACCCAACTACCAATCGAAAATAAATTTTAATAAGACACTTGCATTTAAAAATTTCGAATTGATAAGGAATCCTACAACTTATGAGTTTTCATCAATAGATATGACACGTAAACGTAGAATAAAAAAAGAAACAGATTATTTTTCTTTGAAAGAGTTTTCTGCAAAATGGGATCAAGTACCTACGATGTTAACTCAAAACCATACTTTGTTAGTTAAAGGGTTTATGGGGCAAACAACTTCATTCGACCGAAATACTATCAAATCTACAATTATTGTTTTAGGAGAAAATAAGAATAATGGAGAAGGACGCTATATTCATGGAACCAAAGGAAAAGGTATGTTTACTTTTTATGGGGGGCATGATCCTGAAGATTATCAGCACAGGGTAGGAGATCCTAAGACAGAACTTGATTTACATCCAACTTCTCCAGGCTATCGTTTAATTTTAAACAATGTATTATTCCCCGCTGCTAAAAAGAAAAAGCAGAAAACGTGA